From the Deinococcus gobiensis I-0 genome, the window TCTACCTGCCGGCCGGGTCCTGGCCGCTGGGTGAAGACCGGGAGGGTTAGGGCGTAGGCGACCGTACCGTTCGGGGCGCGGCCATGCGCTTTGCTGTGGGCCATGCAGACCATGATTCTGGGGGCGACCGGGGGCATCGGGGCGGCGACGGCGCGGGCCTTCGCGGCGCAGGGCGACACGCTGACCCTTTCGGGCCGTGACGAGGGCAAACTGGCGCAGCTCGCCGCCGAACTGGGCGCGGCCTCCCGCGTGGCCGACGTGGGTTTCGAGAGCCACGTGCGCGCGCTGTTCGAGGGGGCCCCCGCACTCGATACCCTGGTCTACGCGGCCGGGGCCGCCTGGCCGCACCCGCTGGCGGAGGCGAAGGCCGAACAGGTGCGCCAGGTCTGGAACGCGAACTACTTCGGGGCGCTGTGGGTCCTCAAGCACGGGCTGGCCCGTCTGGCGCCCGGCGGCCGGGTGTACCTCATCGGCGCGCGCCCCGAACTCGTCACCGCGCGCGGCTTCTCGCAGTACGCGGCGAGCAAGGCGGCCCTGGCCCGCGCCGCCGAGATCGCCCGGCTGGAAACGCGCGGCCTCGCCCTGACGCTGGTGCTGCCCCCCGCCGTGGACACGGGGCTGTGGACCCAGGTGGGGCGCGCCCCGAAAGGCGCCCTGTCGCCCGACGCCGTGGCCCGGGCCATCGTGGCCGACCGCGCCGGACCCGTCCAGACCGAGCTGCGGGTGGAGTAGGGAGGGTGAGGGCTGGAGGGGACGGCTCAGTCCCGCACCCGCTCGGCCCGGTCCTCCGTCGCCAGCCACCCGGCGCGGCAGTCGTGGGGCTCGCTGGGCAGCTCCGGCACGACCAGCGCCGACCACACTGCCCCGATCACCAGCCCGCCGAAGTCCGGCAGCAGGCGGTCGTAGAAGCCCCCGCCGTAGCCCAGGCGCACGCCGCGCCGGTCGTAGGCCAGGGCGGGCAGCAACACGGCGTCCACCGTCGCCAGGGCTTCTTCGGGCGCGTCGGCCGGCGGTTGCAGCGCCCCGAAGCGGCTGGGTTCGGTGGCGGTGTGCCAGGGGTGCAGGGTCAGGCGCGGTGAGGGCCGAAACCGGGCACGTGGGGCCAGCAGCGTAAAATCGTGCTCCAGCCCCGACACGTCCGGTTCGCCCGGCAGCGCGCGGTAGGCCAGCACCCTCCGCGCGCCCTGGGCGTGCAGCAGGTCGCGCAGGTGGGCGGTAAGGGCTTCCGAGCGGTCGGGCAGGGCCGCCCGTGCCGCCCGTGCCCAGGTCCGCCACTCGGTCTTTGGGGCGTCCGGCGCGGGGGCAGGCGGGAAGGTCATGCCGCAAGGGTAGCGGGCCACGGTAGGGGCGGGCCATCCCGGTCTGGCCCGCCCATTCAGATTCAGCGGCTGGGCAGCTTGAGAGCGAGGGCCTTGATGCTCACGCCGCTGATGGTGCTCACAGCGGTCGCGGCGCTTGAGGTGGCGCTCAGGTTCACGCGGTAGAGGGTGGTGCTGTTGCCCAGGACGGCCGTCATGTAGGCGTCGCTGGCCCCGGCGATGTCGAACCCGACCAGGCCGGTGCCCACGTCCACACCCAGCTTCGAACGGGTAACCAGGGTGCTAAAGGCTGGGCCGACCGTATTTTCGACCAGGGTGTCGTTGGCCGAATCAATGGTGTACAGGACGGTGGCCGCGCCGGTCGGCACCGCGCCGGCCGTGCTGTCGTTGTACGAGTTGGTGTAGGCGGCTGCCGTCAGCACGGGCGCGGTCGTAGCGTCCCCTGCCGCGTAGGCGAAGTTGCCGTCGGAGGTCACGGTCCCGGCCGGCGAGGTCGAAGGCACGGGCGTGCTGGTCACGGTCAGGCGGTAGTTGTCGTTGGCGGTGCCCACCACACGCAGGCGGTTGGCGACCGGATTGAAGTCGATGGCCTGCGTCGCCTTGCCCACCGAGGAACCGTCGGCCGTGGCCGCGCCCGTATCGGTGTTGATGACGTAGATCTTGCCCGCCGCCGTGGCGGCGTACAGCCGGTTGTCGGTGTTGCGGAAGTCGAGGTCCACCAGCGCTTCGCCGGCGGCGAGGCCGGTGACGCTCACCGCGCGGTAGCTCGCGGCGGCGTTAGCGGTGCCGAAGGTCGCGAGCTGGTTGCCGCCGACGAGACCGTAGGCGGTGACGCCCTCGGGTGCGGCGGGTGTGACAGGGCCGTTGTTACAGGCCGACAGCACGAGGGCGGACAGGACGGTCAGGGCAGCGATTCGTTTCATGGAAGAACCTCCGGGGTGGGGGTCGGGGTGGGGGTCGGAAGTCGGCCGGTGGCCGACAGGCGGCAGCCCGCGCCGGCCGGCCCGCAGGCCGCCGCACGGTCCAAAGGAAACATCTGGCCCACTCAGCTTTAAGCAGGCGCGGCCCGGCCGGATGACTTCAGACCTTGACCTGAACTTCATCTTTCATCTGGCCGACATCCGGCTGTGTTGGTTTCCTGCGTCCTCAGGCGTCTTGGCCCGGGCGGGGTACACTTGCGGGCGTGAATACGTTTCAGGTCCAGGTGGGCCAGGTGAGCCGGGAGCTGCCCGTCGTCGAAGTCGCGCCAGGGGTCAGCGTGGCGCTGTTCAACATGCTGGGCGACACCGAGGTCACCGAGGCGGCCGGGCGCGAACTGGCCGCCCTCATCCCCGCCGATGTCGACGTGCTGGTCACCCCCGAAGTCAAGGCGCTGTCGCTGGCGCACGTCATCAGCCGCGAGAGTGGCAAGCCCTACATCGTCATCCGCAAGACGGAAAAGCCCTACATGGTCGAGCCGGTGGCGCGCGAGGTGGTCAGCATCACGACCGGCAAGCCGCAGCTGCTCGTTCTCGACGGCTTCGACGTGCCCAAGATCCGGGGCCACAAGGTCGCCATCGTGGACGACGTGGTCTCCAGCGGCGGCACCCTGCACTCGCTCCAGCAGATCATCGAGGAGGTGGGCGGCGAGGTCGCGGCCGTGGTCGCCGTCTTCACCGAGGGCCAGGAGCGCCCCGAAGTGATCGCCTTGGGCCACCTGCCGCTGTTCAAGTAGGTCCGTCGGCAGGCGGGATCGTCCGGAACGGAGGAGGGGGAAGGCCGAACAAGCGGCCTTCCCCCTCCTCCGTTCGGCGTCCGTTCCTCAGCGGTCGGTGCCGGGCAGGGGCCTACTGCGCGCGGGGCCGCCGTCCACGCCGCCGCTGCGCTCGGCTCCCTCTCCGCCGGCCGACGCGCCGCCCAGGTCGCTGCCCATCGCGCTGTTGGGGGTGCCCTGACGGTCCTCGAAGTCGCTGCCGCCCAGCAGGCCGTCGTCGAAGCCGGGCTGGTCGTTGGGGTTCTTGGCGTCGTCCTCGGTGTCGGCGCGCAGGATGCCCTCGGCGGCCATCTTGTCCTGAATGAGTTCGCCGGTAGTGCCCTCGTCCACCACTTCGGGCGTGAAGCTGGTCTCGTCGCGGTCGGGTTTGGTCATGCGCCGAGCCTACCCGCCCCCGCCGCCTGCCGGGCTGAGGTCATCTTGAGAGACCCTAGGGCATAGGGACCACCCCCGACAAAGTAAGGCGTCGCCGCCGCCCGCCCCGCAGCGGGCGCTAGACTCGCCGGCACATGAGTCACCTGTCGCGCACCCTGCCGATCAAGCGCGCCGCGCATGTCTACCTGGTCCACGAGGGTCAACTCCTGCTGGTCGAGGAACGCATGGACGACGGCAGCATCTTCTACGGCCTGCCCGGCGGCAAGGCGAACGCCGGCGAGACGCTGGGCGACGCCGCCGTGCGTCAGGTCCTCGTCGAGACGGGCCTGCGCGTCACCGACCTGATGTTCGTGAGCCTCATCGAGGGCGAGCTGCTCACCGGCACGCGCAACGAGTGCTACGCCAATTTCGGGCGTTTCACGGCGTCGTTCAGCGGCGACCTCGCGCCCACCGACCCCGAGGTGGTGGGGGTCAAGTGGGTGCCCTTCGAGCAGGTCGAGGGCCTGGTGCGCTACGGCCCGCCGCCCGAGGTCGAGGAGCGCAATCCCCTGATCTGGGTGCCCACCCGCGACTTCGTGCGCGGCCAGCCCCGCGCCTACTACCCGATCTGAAGGTGCCCGGGAAGGTGTCCAGCCCCCGGCGCGCCGCGCTGCCGCTCGCCTTCCTGGGGGCGCTGCTGCTCTCGGCCGCGCCCGTGACCCCGCTGCCGGGCGCAGCCCCCATCGGCGACCGCATCTATCCCACGCTGGGGCAGGCGGGGCTGGACGTGCGGCACTACGACCTGCGCCTCACGGTGCCGCGTCCCGGCACGCTGGAACTGAGTGGCGAGGTCACGCTGACGCTCGCGGCCACGCGGCCCCTGTCGGCCATCGCCCTGGACTACCTGGGGCCGGCGGTGCAGGAGGTGCGCTGGAACGGCGCCGTGCGGGCCTTCGCCCTCGACCGGGCGGCGGGCAAGCTGCGGGTCACGTTGCCCGCGCCGCTGCGCCCCGGCGAGGCGGCGCGCCTGAGCGTGCGCTACGCCGGGGTGGCCGCCCAGGTGCCCGACGCCCTGCTGCCTACCGGCTGGCAGGCGGTGCCGGGCAAGGGCGGCGCGGGCGGGGCCAACTATGCCCTGAGCGAACCGGCGGGCACGCGCGGCTTCCTGCCGGTCAACGACCATCCCTCCGACCCGGCGACCTTCACCGTGCGCGTCACCGTGCCGGCGGGGTACACGGCCGCCGCCAGTGGGCTGGAGACGGGCGTGGCCGACAGCCCGGCGGGCCGCACCTTCACCTTCGAGCAGGCGGTGCCCATTCCGACCTACGCGCTGGCGATCCACGTCAATCGCTTCGCGCGGGTGGACTCGCCCCCGGTGCCGGTCGGCGTGGGCGGCGCGGCGGTCGTGCGGCGCGATTATTTTCCGGCCGGCCTCGGGTCGCGGGAGACGGCCGTGCGCGCGCCCTATCGCCGGACCGGCGAGGTGCTGGAGGTGCTCGCGGGCTGGTTCGGCCCCTTCCCCTTTGCGGCGCACGGCTCGGCCATCGTCGAGAGCGGCGTACCCGCACTGGAAACCGCCACCCTGAACACCATGCCGGTGCAGTCGAGCAACGAGCGCGTGCTCGTCCACGAGACGGCGCACCAGTGGTTCGGGGACCGCGTGGTGCTGGCCGACTGGTCGGACGTGTGGCTCAACGAGGGCTTCGCCACCTACGCCGAACTGCTGTGGGCGCAGGCCCAGGGCGAGGACGGCGGGGCGGTCGTGGCCGGCTGGTACGCCCGCCTCGCCGGTCGCCCGACCCGGCCCCTGCCCGCGACCTCGGCCGAGGAACTGTTCGACCGCACGGCCTATCTGCGCGGCGCACTCGCCCTCCAGGCGGTGCGGGCCGAAGTCGGGGACGCGGCCTTCCGGGCGTGGCTGCGGGCCTACGTGACGGCCTTTTCCGGCCGGCCGGCCAGCACCGCCGGGCTGCTGGACCTGACGCGGCGCGAGCTGGGCGCGCGGGCCGAAGCGGCGCTGCGGCTGTGGGCCGAGTCGCCCACCCTGCCGCCGCTGCCCCCCACCGCTCCCTGAAGATTGCCCCAACGTGACGCCAGTCACATCTTCAGGAAAGGAGCTTAGGCTGCGGGCATGTGGCCTTTCGGAAAGAACACGGCAGAGCGCGTCAAGGACGCCATCAACGCGAACTCGGTGCTGTCGCCCCTGGGGCTGGCGGTCCAGGAGCAGGGCGGCACCGTGACCGTGACCGGTGAGGTACCCCGGCAGTCGCTGGTCGGCCTGATCAGCGCGGTCGCGGGCGGCATCAGCGGCGTGCGCAGCGTGGACACGAGCGGCGTGACCGTCACCGAGACGCAGGCGGCCCCGGCGGCCGACGAGAACACCGGGCCGGTCCAGATGCCCGACATCGTGCAGGAGAGCGCCGGCCCGGCGACGGCGACGCCTGCCAGCACGCCCACCCCGGCCCCTGCCAAGTCGCCTGCCCAGACCGACCTGAGCGACAAGCTCACCGAGGACAACAGCCGCGTCGCCAAGGCCGTGCTGGCCGCCCTGCGCGGCAACGGCGAACTGGCCGACGATCCCATCGACGTGCTCCAGAGCGGCAAGAGCGTGATCCTGCGCGGCGTGGTGGACAGCGACCACGAAAAGCGCCTCGCTGAACAGCTCGCCCGCGACGTGGACGGCGTGGCCGGCGTGGACTCCAGCGGCCTGCGCGTGGCCGCCGGGGTCAAGGACCTCGCCAAGGAGAAGGACGAGCAGACCGGCGACACGGTCTACACCGTCAAGCCCGGCGACAGCCTGAGCGCCATCGCGCAGAAGTACTACGGCGACGCGATGGAATACAAGAAGATCGCCCACTACAACAACATCAGCAACCCCGATCTCATCCAGCCCGGCCAGCGCCTGCGCATTCCCGGCTGAAGTTCGCCCGGCGGCCCCGGAAGTGGCGGCTAGACTCGGACCCGTGTCCGGTCTACCGCCGCTTTCCTGTGAGGTCGTCCTCTGGCACCCTGACGGTCGGCGGGTGCTGCGGCGGGGCGGGGCGCTGCCCGTCCTCGATGTTCCGCGCGGGGCCGACCCCGCCGGGGTGGTGCTGGAGGTCTGGGGCTTGCCGGTCTGGCCGCTGCACGATCTGGGGGCGCGCTTCGGCCTGGGCGGGACCGTGCAGTTTCAGGCGCGGACCGGGGAAGCCCCGGGGGGAATGGCCTGGAGTCCGGTCCTGCCGGAACCCGTCCCGGGTGCCCGCCCCTGGCAGCGTCCCGGCTGGCCCGCGCGCACGCTCGCGTGGCTGGACACCGAACTGGCCGCGTGCGGGCAGGTGCGCAGCGGTCCGCCCACCTTCATCTCCATGCACGACCTCAATACGGTGTGGGAAGTGCCGCTGGCGACAGGGCCCGCCTTCCTGAAAATCAGTGAGGGCGGGCGCGAGGCGGCGGTCACGGCCGAGGTGGCCCGCACCCTGCCTGATCTGGCGCCGCCACTGCTGGGCGCGTGGCCGGAGGTGGGGGCGCAGCTCGTGGCGTCGGGCGGGCAGCTGCTCGACGGCGTGCCTGATCTGGAGGCCTGGACGCAGGCGCTGACGCGGCTGGCCGATGTTCAGCGGCGCGCCGATCCGGTGGCCCTCGCGGCGGCGGGCTGCTCGGCGTGGCCGCTGAACCGGACGGGTGAGGCCGTGCTGGACCTGCTGGGCGATGCGGCGACGTTGCGGGGCTGGGGCCTGCCGGCGGCCGAGGTGGACGCCCTGCGGGGGGCGCGGCCGCGTGTGCGCGCCCTGCTGCGCGACCTCGCGGCGCATGGTCTGCCCGATCGGCCCGCGCACGGCGACGCCCACCCGCGCAACGCGCTGCGCGGCGCCCGGGGCAGCGTGTGGTTCGACTGGAGCGAGGCGGCCAGCGCGGCCCATCCCTTCATGGACGCGGGGTGGTTCCTGGCCTTCGCGCTGCACCCCCAGCGGGGCGGCCTGCCGGTGCGGTCGCTGGCCGGGCTGGACACCGCGCTGGCCGGAGCCTTTCTGGGGAGCTGGGGCTGCCCGGACGCCACCCCGCTGCTGTGGCGGGCGCTGCCGCTGGCCCTGCTGCACCGCGCGGCCGCCTACGACCGGCAATTCCGCGACTGGGCGGGCACGGTGCCGGGGTGGCGGCCCCTGTACACCCGCTTCGCCCTGCGGCAGGCGGTGGGGGAGTTGAGCCGACTGGACTGAGACTCACTACTATCACACCCTGATATCGAAAGCTGATAGCCATATGGATGTCAATCTCTTCAAGGGCAATCTCGACCTGATCCTGCTGAGCGTGCTGGAGCGCGAGGGGGGCTACGGTCAGGACGTCGCCAAGCGGGTGCAGGTGCTGACCGGCGGCGAGATCACCCTCAACGCGGGTAGCCTGTACCCGGCGCTGCACCGGCTGGAGCGTTCCGGCTTCCTGGCGGCGCAAGAGGAGCAGCTCGCGCGGGGAGGCCCCCCGGTCCGGACCTATGCCCTGACGGATGCAGGCCACGCCGAACTGGGACGGCGGCGCGAGAAGTACCGGGCCTTCGACCGGGCGCTGCGGAGCCTGTGGTGAGCGGGGGCAGGGGGGCGGAACCGGGCGCGGAGCTGCCGCCCGGCGTGGCCGCCTACCTGGGCCGGGCGACGGCGCTGCTGTGGCCGGAGCGGCGGCGCGCCGTGCGGGCCGAGCTGTACGCGCATCTCTACCACGAGCATCTCGACGCCCGGCTGCGGGGACTGGACGAGGCGGCGGCCTGGGCCGAGGCCCTGCGCGCGGCCGGTCCCGTCTGGGGTGTGGCCCTGAGGCTGGCCCAGGTCCATATGGGCGGCCTGACCGTGCGCACGCTGCTGCTGGGGGCGGCGCTGGGCGGCGCGGCCTACGCTGTCCGGCCCCACCTGACACATGTGCCGTTGCCGGTCCCGGCCCAGACGCAGCCGGTGCGGCCATGAGCGGCCGGTCCTGGCGTCGGCTGTGGCGCGACTGGCTCTCGCCCGCACTGTTCGCCCTGCTGCTGACCCAGTTCGGGGCCTCGGCGGTGCGGGTGGACGGGGTCAGCATGCTGCCCACCCTGCGCCACGGCGAACTGCTGGCGCTGCCCAAGGCCGAGGGCTGGGCGCACCGGCTGCGTCTGGGCGGGTACCACCGGGGCGACCTCGTGGTGTTCAAGCCGCCGCGCACCCTGGCGGCCGAGTGGCGGCGCGACTACCGGGGGGTGCCGCTGCCCTGGGCCTACCGTCCCGATCTGATCAAGCGGGTGGTGGGGGTCCCCGGAGACCGCGTCGCCATGCGTGCCGGGCGGCTGTATGTCAACGGGCGGGCGGTGGCCGAGCCGCGCGTGCTGGGCTACTGGGGAGCGCTGTGCCCTGACCGCGCCAGCCGGCTGGCGAACACGGTCGCGCAGGCGCCGGACCACACCGGCCTGCCCGAAACCGTGGTGCCGCCCCGCACCTATTTCGTGATGGGTGACAACCGCAGCCCCGGCGGCAGCCTGGACAGCCGCAGCTTCGGGCCGGTGGCGGCCTGGGACATCGAAGCCCGCGCCGTGGCGAGTCTCTGGCCGCTGGCCGCGCGCCGGGACGCGGTCCCCGCCTGTGACGGCCAGCCGTACCCCGAGCGCCGGGTGCGGGCGACCGGCCCCCTGCAGCCGAACGTGCGTCTCCTGGTGGACACCCCGCGCTGAGGTCGTTCTTCTGCCGTTCCCCCTTTCGGCGGACGTTCCTGCGCTCCTGCTCGCCTAGGCTCTGGCGCATGATGGGCTGGATGGAGGAGAGGGACGAACTGCGGGCGATGCGGCGCGAGGGGCCGCTGAGCGACCTCGGCGACCCGCACACCTACCGGGTGGCCCTGTACGTGCTGCTGGCCCTGCCGGTGGGCGGCGCGGCGGCGGCGCTGCTGACCGGCGGCGTGGTCGCGGGGCTGCTGAGCCTGCCCGTACTGGTGGGCGCGGCCCTGCTGCTGGGGGCGCTGTGGCTGGTGGGCGGCCTGGCCGACGTGCAGCGCGTCCTGGCCGGGCTGTTGGGCGTGGGGTTCGTGCGCCCGGCGCTGGCCCCCGCCTACACCGGGGTGTTGCCCTGGCTGCGCGCGACCCTCAGCGATCCCGACACCTACCGCGCCCTGCTGTTCCACGTCGTGCAGCTGCCGCTGGCGCTGCTGTGCTGGCTGGTACTGGGGCTGCTGCTGGCGGTGGCCGCCGTGGGCCTGAGCGCCCCGCTGTGGGCCTCGGCTCCCGAACGGGTCTCGCCCGCCCTGCTGACCTGGGGCAACCTGAGCGCGCAGCCCACGCCGCTGGCGGTCGCCGGGCTGGTGCTGCTGGGGCTGGGGGCGGTGGTGGTGGGTACGGGCGTCCTGAACCTGATGGGCCGGATGTGGGGGCGGCTGGCAGGCGCGCTGCTCTCGCAGGGGGGGGCCAGCGAGGCGGCGCGGCGCGAGGTGCTGGCGTTGCGCCGCGCCGCCGGGCGGGTCGCGCTGGGCGACGACCTGAACGCCACCCTGCGCGACCTGACCGACCAGGCCCGCGCCGCGAGCACCGCCCGCACGGTCGCGCTCGCGGCTCCCGGCGGCGCGCTGCGGGCCCTGAGCGGCGCGCCTCTGGAACCCGGCGACGACCTCGCCGATCCGGACATGGGGGGCGGCGTGCCCCTCTCGGGCGGGGCCGTCGTGCGGACCCTGGGGGGCGGGGGCACGCTGGCCCTGTTGCCGGTCACGCTGCCCATCTCCTCCGGGGTGGGGGGCGGCACGCTGCGGGCCGTGTACGCACCGGGCCGGCGGCCGGGGCCCGACGAACTGGCCTTCCTGCTGAGCATCGCCGACCACGCGGGCACCGCGTTGCACGCCGCCGAACTCATCGAGCGGGCGGGCGCGCGGGCCGGCGAGCAGGAGCGCGCCCGGCTGGCCCGCGAGCTGCACGACAGCGTGGCGCAGGCGCTCTACGGCATCACCTTGGGGGCCAAGACGGCGCGCGCCACCCTGGAGCGCGACCCGGTCCGCACCCGCGCGAGCCTGGACTACACCATCCGGCTGGCCGAGGGCGGCGTCTCGGAGATGAAGGCGCTGCTGTTCTCGCTGCGCCCCGACGCGCTGGAGGAAGGTGGGCTGGTCGCGGCCCTCTCGCAGCACGCCCACGCCCTGGAGGCCCGACACGGCCTGAGTGTCCACGCCGAGCTGGGGGCCGAGCCGTCCCTGACGCCCGACACCCAGGCCGCTGCCTACCGTGTGGCCCAGGAAGCCCTGCACAACGTGGTCAAGCACGCGCGGGCGGGGGCGGTGTGGCTCTCGCTGCGTGAGGAGGGCGACGAGGTGCGCCTGGAGGTGCGCGACGACGGGCGCGGCTTCGACACGGCGGCGGCGGGGCGCGGCACCCTTGGCCAGCGCAGCATGCGCGAGCGCGCCGCCGGGGTGGGCGGCGCCCTGCGGGTGAGCAGCGCCCCGGGCGAGGGTACGGCCGTCGTGCTGACCCTGCCCGCCGCTCCGGCCGAATCGCGGGAGCGCGCGTGATCCTGCCGCCCCCCCGGCCGCTGCTGCCGGTCCTCGCGCGCATGGCGCTGGGGCTGGCGCTCGCGTCGGCAGGGGGGCTGCTCGTGTGGCAGGGCCTGGACTGGCGGCCCACCCCCGGTCTGGAGACGGTCACGACCCCGGCCGAGGTGCCGCTCGACGGGCCGCTGCCCCTGGACTACGCGGACGCGGCCACCGTGAACCTCGCGGGCGACCGCAGCGACCTGAACGTCTCGCCGCTGGCCGCCGGCAGCCCGGACCTGCTGCGCGGCGAGGCCCGGCACCGCCGCCGCAACCCGCTGGGCGTGTCGGTCGGCCGCGAGGGCCGCGCGGTGCAGGCCGACCTGTCGCTGTACGTCAAGGACCTGCAACGCGGCGGGGTCGTCGCGCCCGAGCCGGTGCAGCACACCCTGAGCGTGGGGCTGAGCCGCGCCGTGCCCCTCACCCTGGGCACCCTGACCTCGGGCGGGGACCAGCGGCTCGACCTGCGCGGGCTGCGCCTGCGCGCCCTGACCGCCCGCAGCGACAGCGGCGACCTGACCCTGACCCTGCCCGCGCAGCCCGGCGGCCCGCTCGCCCTGATCACCCGGCGCGGCGAGGTGCAGGTCTCGGCCGGGCCGGGGGCCTCGCCTGAGGCGCTGCGGGTCAACGGGCAGTCGGGCGACCTGAAGCTCGCGCTGGGCGGCGCGCGCCTCGACGCCCTGAGTGCCGGCACGCTGGGCGGCGACGTGACCCTCACGCTGCCCGCAAGGGTCAACCGGGGCAGCGTGACCACCCAGAGCGGCGACGTGGAGGTCACGGCCCTGAGCGGCACGTCCGGTAACCTCGACATCCGCACCCAGAGCGGCGAGGTCACCCTGGGCGTGCCCGCCGGGCTGCGGGTGCGGGTGCGCTTCACCGGCCGCGAGACCCTGGTGCTGCCGCCCGGCACGCCGCCCGCCACCGCCCCCGACCTCGACGTGTTCGTGGACGCCCCGCCGGGCAACTTCACCCTTCGCGCGCCGTCCCAGGAGGACCAGCCATGACCGATTCCGCCGCATCTGATTCCGCCGCAGCCGTCCCCACCGTCCGCGTCCTGCTGGTGGACGACCACGCCGTCGTGCGCCAGGGCCTGCGCCTGTTCCTGGGCCTCGACGAGCACATCGAGGTGGTGGGTGAGGCCAGCAACGGCGAGGAAGCCCTGGCCGAGGCCGGGCGCCTGCACCCCGACGTGGTCGTCATGGACCTGATGATGCCCGTGATGGACGGCATCGCCGCGACCCGGCAGCTGCGCCGCGCCCACCCCGACACCGAGGTCATCGCCCTGACTTCCACCCTGGAGGAACACAAGGTGAACGGCGCCATCGAGGCCGGGGCCATCAGCTACATGCTCAAGGATGCGTCGTCGGACACATTGGCCGACGCCATCCACGCCGCCGCGCGCGGTGAAGTGCGGCTGCACCCCGAGGCGGCCAAGCGGCTCGTGCGCGATTTCCGGGGCGGCGAGATGCGCGAGAGCCTGACGCCCAAGGAGACCATCGTGCTGCAACTGCTGGCGCGCGGGCACAGCAACCGCGACATCGCCGCCGATCAGGGGGTCTCCGAGGCGACGGTCAAGACCCACGTCTCGCGCCTGCTGAGCAAACTGGGCCTGGACAGCCGCACCCAGGCCGCGCTGTACGCCCTGAAGCACGGCGTGGCGAGCCTGGACGGGGTGGAGGTGTAGAGCGGTGGGTGTGCGGCTGGTCACTGGAGACGTTCCGCGCTTCTGGGAGGCGTTCGGGCCGGGGAACCGTCTGGGCGCCCCGGACATGGCCGCCCGGCTCCGGCAGGTGTATCTGGAGCCGGGAACGGTGGGGCTGCGGGCGCTCCTGCCGGGGGACGAGGACGCGTCGGGAGCGCTCCTGGGGGCGCTGCGGGCCCACCGGGACTATTACGTGAGCATCCGGGCCGAGTCGCTGCAGGTCATCCGGACCTTGCCCGCGCGGCTCGAAGCCGTGCTGGAGCGGCTGTCCGGCCTGTTCCCCGAGCTGGAGGCCGATCTCTATGTGGCCGTGGGGGCGCTCGGCCGGGGCGGCACACTGGGCCGGACAGGTGGGCGGCGCTTCGCGGTCGTCGGCCTGGATTTCTTCTGCGGCGGACCGCACGCCGCGAACGGCAGCCTGAGTGCCTGGCAGCGCAGAGTCCTTCATCCGGCGGCCGCATTGCCCGGTGTGGTGGCCCACGAACTGATCCACACGCTTCAGCCCGAGGTGAGGGTGGAGGACCTGACCCTGCTGCAAGCCGTGCTGGCGGAGGGCGCCGCCGAGTATCTGGGCCGCATCGTCGCCGGAGACACCATCAACGCCCACCTGTACGGGTACGGTCTGCGTCACGAGGCCGAACTGCGCCGGCGCTTCCAGGCCGACCTGGCTGCCGGGGCCCCTCTGGAACGCTGGCTGTACCAGGGCGAGCAGGCCGGAGCAGAACCCGCCGACCTGGGCTATTTTCTCGGGTCGCAGATCGTGCAGGCGTACCACGAGCGGGACCGCGACCGGGCGGGCGTCCTGCGGGAGCTGCTGGACCTCCCCCTGCACGACCCGCAGACCTTCTTGCGGCGCAGCGGTTATTTCGGGTAGGTGACAAAAGAGCGCGCCCCACCACGCGGGCGGGGCGCGGCTCGGCACCGACTCAGTTCAGCGCGCGGGTGTCTGCGGGCAGGGTGC encodes:
- a CDS encoding 5-formyltetrahydrofolate cyclo-ligase: MTFPPAPAPDAPKTEWRTWARAARAALPDRSEALTAHLRDLLHAQGARRVLAYRALPGEPDVSGLEHDFTLLAPRARFRPSPRLTLHPWHTATEPSRFGALQPPADAPEEALATVDAVLLPALAYDRRGVRLGYGGGFYDRLLPDFGGLVIGAVWSALVVPELPSEPHDCRAGWLATEDRAERVRD
- a CDS encoding BON domain-containing protein; the protein is MWPFGKNTAERVKDAINANSVLSPLGLAVQEQGGTVTVTGEVPRQSLVGLISAVAGGISGVRSVDTSGVTVTETQAAPAADENTGPVQMPDIVQESAGPATATPASTPTPAPAKSPAQTDLSDKLTEDNSRVAKAVLAALRGNGELADDPIDVLQSGKSVILRGVVDSDHEKRLAEQLARDVDGVAGVDSSGLRVAAGVKDLAKEKDEQTGDTVYTVKPGDSLSAIAQKYYGDAMEYKKIAHYNNISNPDLIQPGQRLRIPG
- a CDS encoding NUDIX domain-containing protein, with product MSHLSRTLPIKRAAHVYLVHEGQLLLVEERMDDGSIFYGLPGGKANAGETLGDAAVRQVLVETGLRVTDLMFVSLIEGELLTGTRNECYANFGRFTASFSGDLAPTDPEVVGVKWVPFEQVEGLVRYGPPPEVEERNPLIWVPTRDFVRGQPRAYYPI
- a CDS encoding DUF4394 domain-containing protein, whose protein sequence is MKRIAALTVLSALVLSACNNGPVTPAAPEGVTAYGLVGGNQLATFGTANAAASYRAVSVTGLAAGEALVDLDFRNTDNRLYAATAAGKIYVINTDTGAATADGSSVGKATQAIDFNPVANRLRVVGTANDNYRLTVTSTPVPSTSPAGTVTSDGNFAYAAGDATTAPVLTAAAYTNSYNDSTAGAVPTGAATVLYTIDSANDTLVENTVGPAFSTLVTRSKLGVDVGTGLVGFDIAGASDAYMTAVLGNSTTLYRVNLSATSSAATAVSTISGVSIKALALKLPSR
- a CDS encoding phosphoribosyltransferase family protein; this translates as MNTFQVQVGQVSRELPVVEVAPGVSVALFNMLGDTEVTEAAGRELAALIPADVDVLVTPEVKALSLAHVISRESGKPYIVIRKTEKPYMVEPVAREVVSITTGKPQLLVLDGFDVPKIRGHKVAIVDDVVSSGGTLHSLQQIIEEVGGEVAAVVAVFTEGQERPEVIALGHLPLFK
- a CDS encoding M1 family metallopeptidase, with the translated sequence MSSPRRAALPLAFLGALLLSAAPVTPLPGAAPIGDRIYPTLGQAGLDVRHYDLRLTVPRPGTLELSGEVTLTLAATRPLSAIALDYLGPAVQEVRWNGAVRAFALDRAAGKLRVTLPAPLRPGEAARLSVRYAGVAAQVPDALLPTGWQAVPGKGGAGGANYALSEPAGTRGFLPVNDHPSDPATFTVRVTVPAGYTAAASGLETGVADSPAGRTFTFEQAVPIPTYALAIHVNRFARVDSPPVPVGVGGAAVVRRDYFPAGLGSRETAVRAPYRRTGEVLEVLAGWFGPFPFAAHGSAIVESGVPALETATLNTMPVQSSNERVLVHETAHQWFGDRVVLADWSDVWLNEGFATYAELLWAQAQGEDGGAVVAGWYARLAGRPTRPLPATSAEELFDRTAYLRGALALQAVRAEVGDAAFRAWLRAYVTAFSGRPASTAGLLDLTRRELGARAEAALRLWAESPTLPPLPPTAP
- a CDS encoding SDR family NAD(P)-dependent oxidoreductase, which gives rise to MQTMILGATGGIGAATARAFAAQGDTLTLSGRDEGKLAQLAAELGAASRVADVGFESHVRALFEGAPALDTLVYAAGAAWPHPLAEAKAEQVRQVWNANYFGALWVLKHGLARLAPGGRVYLIGARPELVTARGFSQYAASKAALARAAEIARLETRGLALTLVLPPAVDTGLWTQVGRAPKGALSPDAVARAIVADRAGPVQTELRVE